A portion of the Plasmodium relictum strain SGS1 genome assembly, chromosome: 11 genome contains these proteins:
- the SRP68 gene encoding signal recognition particle subunit SRP68, putative, with amino-acid sequence MEELKNEIDREHEGTVNREKNEEGKLEYVKKGDEENLENVKNEEIKGKISFDIFSYLNKIYKKHGSYDEEISRFLSYVKKRRGKLKNKVLFKIKKVGKYMYRTYHTDIIDEKYLELLVLDVELCRCRYIQIKTDMNNLKIPYRAKFSYIRRLKKSLDKINFLNNIINNCVDKNTELQVRCYNTYIESSYLLEKKEYEKCLEKIDEFTKLIKLIKRITINSLIDNQKSEYITKEDDEKYLSNENNNIEKTLVKKSDMLLDEEKRIDEMYDYFLSVINSYERICTYNIKKVNIGNSNEKLQEDDFMENLNTISEHNSSITYNRLDIELSDDIIIINVKNVQFKLQENNNNILKIKSIIDDIKSVIEDEVIIGLNVDYNLRDISNNVESVFSFLNDYDVNFIINNYGNILSKYFDCLSIVHEELIKSTNENNKLSNDKLMDKIWNTLENYFLSEKIYIDIERTLLVLMKNLLHVYNSDDSRNFSFHNKKMFGDLIEAMPLLHEGIRYADILKQNTDELKSLEDNNIFINILQIIKNVKSLCLAFYYALTNKNAEAHVLFDLIKTRNYVYIKINNAEIHNKSLLRVAILFNRLQDLVSLMNEKYYFRHLSIYALQVKNKSIINKNLFYVDNSLFQPNMNHICLSPLHIDIVDMCRDSLSINQKEKSSGFRGLLRSFWKK; translated from the coding sequence ATGGAAGAACTTAAAAACGAAATAGATAGAGAACATGAAGGTACAGtaaatagagaaaaaaatgagGAAGGAAAGTTagaatatgtaaaaaaaggTGACGAAGAAAATCttgaaaatgtaaaaaatgaagaaataaaggGAAAAATAAgttttgatatattttcatatttaaataaaatatataaaaagcaTGGTTCATATGACGAAGAAATATCTAGGTTTTTATCATAcgtaaaaaaaagaagaggaaaactaaaaaataaagttctcttcaaaattaaaaaagtagGTAAGTATATGTATAGAACATATCATACTGATATAATCGATGAAAAGTATTTAGAATTATTAGTATTAGATGTAGAATTATGTAGATGTAGATATATACAAATTAAAACTGACATGAATAATTTGAAAATTCCATATAGAGCAAAGTTTTCTTACATAAGACGcttaaaaaaatcattagataaaataaattttttaaataatattataaataattgtgTTGATAAAAATACAGAATTACAAGTAAGGTGCTATAACACATATATTGAATCATCATACCTcctagaaaaaaaagaatatgaaaaatgCTTAGAGAAAATAGATGAATTTACTAAACTTATAAAACTTATAAAAAGGATTACTATCAATTCCCTTATCGATAACCAAAAAAGTGAATATATTACAAAAGAAGatgatgaaaaatatttaagtaatgaaaataataatatagaaaagaCGTTAGTAAAAAAGAGTGATATGTTGttagatgaagaaaaaagaattgaCGAAATGTATGACTACTTTTTGTCGGTTATAAATTCATATGAACGTATTTGTacttataatattaaaaaagtcaACATAGGTAattcaaatgaaaaattgCAGGAAGATGATTTCAtggaaaatttaaatacCATATCAGAACACAATAGTAGTATAACATATAACCGATTAGATATAGAGCTATCAGatgatataataataattaatgtaaaaaatgtACAGTTTAAATTACAagagaataataataatatattaaaaataaaaagcatTATTGATGATATAAAGTCTGTTATTGAAGATGAAGTAATTATAGGTTTAAATGTAGATTATAATTTAAGAGATATATCTAATAATGTAGAATCTGTGTTCagttttttaaatgattacGATGTGAAtttcattataaataattatggaAATATACTTTCCAAATATTTTGATTGCTTATCAATAGTTCATGaagaattaattaaatcaactaatgaaaataataagttATCAAATGATAAGTTAATGGATAAGATATGGAATACtttagaaaattattttctttctgaaaaaatttatattgatATAGAAAGAACACTCTTagtattaatgaaaaatttacttCATGTTTATAACTCTGATGATTCAAGGAATTTCAGTTTTCACAACAAAAAAATGTTTGGTGATCTTATAGAAGCAATGCCATTACTGCATGAAGGAATAAGATATGCAGATATACTTAAACAAAATACTGATGAATTAAAAAGTCTagaagataataatatttttattaatattttacaaataataaaaaacgTTAAGTCTTTATGTTTAGCATTCTATTATGcattaacaaataaaaatgctGAAGCTCATGTATTAtttgatttaataaaaacaagaaattatgtatatataaaaattaataatgcaGAAATACATAATAAGTCTTTATTGCGTGTAgcaatattatttaataggTTACAGGATCTTGTTTCCTTAatgaatgaaaaatattacttCAGACATTTATCTATCTATGCTTTAcaagttaaaaataaatcaataataaataaaaatttattttatgtagataattctttatttcaACCTAATATGAATCATATTTGTTTAAGTCCTCTACATATTGATATAGTAGATATGTGTCGTGATTCATTGTCAATAAATCAAAAGGAAAAATCATCAGGATTTAGAGGATTACTCAGATCATTttggaaaaaataa
- a CDS encoding nascent polypeptide associated complex alpha chain, putative, with protein MQDKINSKEDISSSSSCEENDENKNILNPPNRTKMSKGERRARKMLVKLGLKAVPNAHKVIIKKSQKMVFAVSNVEVYKIEGTDSYVIFGDAKTDDLTNSINNFMPENLPKEPEIPVESEVNFESTEKKEEKVKDLDEEKFDDVSMDDVELIMSQTKCSRDSAIKALRKNNNDLVQSIMELSG; from the exons atgcaggataaaataaattcaaaAGAGGATATATCTTCGAGTTCTTCCTGTGAAGagaatgatgaaaataaaaatatattaaatccTCCCAATAGAACAAAAATGAGTAAGGGAGAAAGAAGAGCTCGAAAAATGCTTGTAAAACTTGGTTTAAAGGCAGTACCAAATGCTCATAAAGTTATCATAAAGAAATCTCAAAAGATGGTTTTCGCTGTTTCTAATGTTGAAGTTTATAAAATTGAAGGAACTGACTCTTATGTAATATTTGGAGATGCAAAAACTGATGACTTAACGAATTCAATTAACA aCTTTATGCCAGAAAACCTACCAAAAGAACCTGAGATTCCTGTTGAATCCGAAGTAAATTTTGAATCAAccgaaaaaaaagaagaaaaagtcAAAGATTTAGATGAAG AAAAATTTGATGATGTTTCAATGGATGATGTAGAGTTAATTATGTCACAAACAAAATGTAGCAGAGATAGTGCAATTAAAGCTTTAAGAAAAAACAACAATGATCTAGTTCAGTCAATAATGGAATTGAGTggttaa